A segment of the Streptomyces sp. NBC_00341 genome:
GTGGTTGGTCCACCAGATCAGACGGTCGGGGGAGTCCTGGGGGAACAGGGTCTGGACGGAGGTTGCCGCCAGGACGAGGACCAGGCAGATCACGACGCCCCACCAGGGGGCGCCGGCCGTCGCTGTGGCCAGAGTGCTGACCGCGGTGACCGACGCGGGTACCAGGTTCGGGGAGACAGCCATCGTTGGACCTCACTTACTCCTGTACGCGTTCGCCCCGTGCGTTCGCTGATAGCAGCCTTGGGCGGGGGTGCGCGTTGCGGGAGTGGGAACGGTCTGTTCCCGGCAATCGTCAATTTCCTGGGTGGCTGCGTGTCCGGGTGCCCCTGCGGGTGACGGGGAACAGTTACTGAGCCGCACTGCGTGGTGGGGTACTGGGGGACGGGGAACCGGATGGATGATTCCAGAGCCGAGGACGCGCCCTCGGCGCTCTACGCGGTGGCGCTGCGGGAGGTGATCTCCGCTTTCACCGCCGGGGGCGGTACGCAGAAGGCGATCGCCTTGGCCGTGCACGTCTCCCCGGCCGCGCTCTCCCGCTACCTCAACGGGGAGCGCGTCGCTCCGCCCGAGTTCCTGGAGGGCCTGCAGTCCTTCCTCGCCGGGCAGAGCCACCCACTGGACGCGCAGACGTACGCGCGCCTGGAGGACCTGTGCGCCAGGGCGCATTCCGCCAGTGGCTCCCCGACCGTCCGGCTCACGCAGGTCAGAAGAGAACTCGATCGCCTCAGGGAGAAGCAGGGCCGGGCGCAGCAGGTCGCCGAGACGCGACTGGCCGGCCTCGAGGAACAGATCGGCCGGCTCGCCCGCGAGCTGGAAGAGGCACTGGACCGGGTCGAAACGCAGGACAACAGCCTGCGCCATGCCCAGGACTACAGTCATCAGATCGAGGCAGAACTGGCCGAGCAGCAGGAGCAGACCCGCCTGCTGCAACAGGAGGTCAGCGTCCTGCGCGAGCAGAACCTGCGGCTCGTCGAGGAGCAGGCACAGGCCGTTCCCGGGGCGTCAACGCAGGACATCAGCGTGCAGGCCGCCCCCGTCCACTTGGAACGGGGCACCCAGGACCCGTTCGCCGCTCTCCCGTTCACCCGCAGGGCCGACCCTCCGAGCGCTCGGGACCGGGTCCCCCACGAGCCTGCGTACCAGTGGCGGGCCTCTCCTCGGTCGGTCCCGGCCCCTGTCCCCGAACCAGCCACGACCGAGGAGGAGCCCGCAGGCTGGCGCAGCTTCTTCATCGTTGCCGCGATGACGTACATGAGCCCGGTGCTGTGGCTGATGTACCTCGTTGCGCTATTTGCTGACCCCGGCCCCAGCATCGCCATCATGTTCCTCGCTGCCGGGGTCACCCTGATGGGGCCGCACATCGGCCTGGTGGCGTTGATGGCGCTGTGCAGGCTGGACGAGTGGCGTGCGGTCCCGCTCTGCAAGGCACTCTTCGCGGCGCAGATCGTCACGTTCATCGCGTGGTTCACCCTGCCCATGGGCCCTGTCTTCGGAGCCCTGGGCATGAGCGCGTTCGCAGACTGGCTCGCCACCTCGGTGCTGATGTAGCGGCCACCGATAGAGCGCATGATGCGGCGGCTGCTCGCCGCCGAACGCAGCGGCCCCGGAGCACGCCGCCGCGGGGTCGGCGGAAGCTCGGGACCGGAACCCCCGACGCCTGACATCCCCGGACGGGGCCCGGGGAGTGGAACTCACCACCCACGAACCGGTGATTGCCGCGCACCGTCCCGCCGCGGTCGCCCTATACGTCTGAGGCCCCGCTGGCACGTCACCAGATTGACGCACCGGCGACGAGCGACGAGCGCACAAGTGAAATCCGCATACGGCATCTGAAATCAAAAGAGGCGCCTACCGCATAACTGCCGTGCACCTCCTTTACGTTGTTCTCCCAGCCGATCAACGGGCCGTAGGCACGTCCCGTCTCGGGAACCTGAATCCTCGCCGTACACGGGCTCCTGGCCGTATTGGTAGCGGGAAATGTAGGTGGT
Coding sequences within it:
- a CDS encoding helix-turn-helix domain-containing protein: MDDSRAEDAPSALYAVALREVISAFTAGGGTQKAIALAVHVSPAALSRYLNGERVAPPEFLEGLQSFLAGQSHPLDAQTYARLEDLCARAHSASGSPTVRLTQVRRELDRLREKQGRAQQVAETRLAGLEEQIGRLARELEEALDRVETQDNSLRHAQDYSHQIEAELAEQQEQTRLLQQEVSVLREQNLRLVEEQAQAVPGASTQDISVQAAPVHLERGTQDPFAALPFTRRADPPSARDRVPHEPAYQWRASPRSVPAPVPEPATTEEEPAGWRSFFIVAAMTYMSPVLWLMYLVALFADPGPSIAIMFLAAGVTLMGPHIGLVALMALCRLDEWRAVPLCKALFAAQIVTFIAWFTLPMGPVFGALGMSAFADWLATSVLM